DNA from Parageobacillus thermoglucosidasius:
TTAGCCGTAGAATCGACCGATCAGCCGACCGCGTTAGTATTGACGCGGCAAAATATCCCGACATTGCCGAATACGGCAGAACGGGCATACGAAGGTGTGAAAAAGGGAGCTTACGTCTTATCTGAGGCGAAAAACGGCAATCCAGAAGCATTATTGCTTGCCTCCGGTTCTGAGGTAAGCCTTGCGGTGAAAGCGCAACAAGCGTTAGCGGAAGAAGGCATTCACGTTTCCGTCATCAGCATGCCGTCATGGGACCGTTTTGAAAAACAAGACGATGAGTATAAGCAGCAAGTGCTTCCAAGCACTGTGAAAAAGCGTTTGGCGATTGAAATGGCAGCTTCGCTCGGCTGGGAGCGTTATGTCGGCGATGAGGGCGACATTTTGGCAATCGATCGTTTCGGCGCTTCTGCACCAGGAGAAAAAATTATGGAAGAGTACGGCTTTACTGTCGAAAATGTAGTCAAAAGAGTGAAAGCATTGCTGAAAAAATAACGGTAAAAAGCTGTCTCCATATGAAAAAGGAGACAGCTTTTTCATATGGGCCAATCGACAAAGTTAGTGAAAAATTTTTTCCGTTAATTGACATATTTTTTTCTCGCTTTTCTCTATAATAAAAATAGTAATAAGGAGGAAATGGGGGATGGGAAATGGTACGGTATTGGATTTATTTGTTAAATGAAGAAGTGGCGGGCCATTATCGCGACCGGACGGACAAGATTGTCGAATTATTCCGGGAGCACCAATGTGCGAAAGCGCCTTTTAAGAGCATTTATCGAAAACAAGTGGAGTTTATTACGGAGCGCCTCTCATTTTCAAGATTAGAATTGGGGCTTAAAGAACATTTTTTAGGAAATGTCGGGAAAAATTTAGAGCGCAACATGTTTGTACTGCAAAACAAGGCTGGGGAGGAAGCGCTATTAATTGTGCAAAAACGCCGCCTTCTTCTCGTTGCTGACAGCCCGTCGGTCACCAAGGACATTTGCCAAGCGCTCGCGCTGATTTCTCCTTCCTTTTTGGCGGTAGATGCCCATTTTGCCGACTATGGATGGCTTACTGTTTCTCCGGACGGAAGAAAATTTGCGTAAATAAAAGATTTTTGCAAGGAAATATTGTATAATACCACATTGTTTAGTACACTGTTAAATAGACAACACGAAGGAGGAAATAGTAGGTATGGGGACAACGATTCTCGTTGGCATTCTAGCGCTTATTGCGGGAACGGCGCTAGGATTTTTCATTGCTCGCAAAACGATGATGAACTACTTAAAGAAAAACCCGCCTATTAATGAGCAAATGATTCGGATGATGATGATGCAAATGGGGATGACGCCATCCCAGAAAAAAATTAATCAAATGATGAAAATGATGAACAATCATCTTAAATAAACATCGGACAGGCACTCGGTCGGAGTGTCTTTTTATTTCGGAATAATATTTCAAAAATTTTTTATTTTTGCTATACTAATACAGTACATTTTCCGTTTGTGATGGGAGAGGTTCGATGACAGTATTTCGTGACTTATTTTGGTTTTTCCGTCAAGAGAAAAAAGCGTATATCACAGGAATTATTGCGCTTGTGATCGTGGCATTTCTCGAAACGATTCCACCGAAAATAATCGGAATAGTGATTGACCATATAAAAGAAGGAATGATAACAAAAGCCATCCTTATCCGCTGGATGGCTGTTTTGTTCGTTGTTGCTGTCGTTTCATATGTGTTGCGCTATTGGTGGCGTGTTTTAATTTTTGGTTCGGCCGCGAAACTATCGCGGCAGCTTCGCAATGAGCTGTACGCCCATTTTACGAAAATGTCGCCATCGTTTTATCAGAGAAAGCGCATTGGCGATTTGATGGCGCATGCGACAAATGATTTGCAAGCGATTCAGCAAACAGCCGGAAGCGGGATATTGACGCTTGTCGATTCATTAATGCTAGGCGGCTTCGTGCTGGCGACGGCGGCAGAGCTGCTCGGGCCATATTTAGTGAAAATATTTATCGACGATTATTTAACGCCGCGGCGTCTTGATTTTGCGCCTTTGTTTTGGCTTGCTCTGGCATATATCGGTGTTTTGTTTCTCAAAACGTTCATCTCTTATTTTCAGCTCATTCAATTTCAAAAACTGGCGCTGAAAGTCATCCAGTCGCTGCGGATGGA
Protein-coding regions in this window:
- the sirA gene encoding sporulation inhibitor of replication protein SirA, giving the protein MVRYWIYLLNEEVAGHYRDRTDKIVELFREHQCAKAPFKSIYRKQVEFITERLSFSRLELGLKEHFLGNVGKNLERNMFVLQNKAGEEALLIVQKRRLLLVADSPSVTKDICQALALISPSFLAVDAHFADYGWLTVSPDGRKFA
- a CDS encoding YneF family protein codes for the protein MGTTILVGILALIAGTALGFFIARKTMMNYLKKNPPINEQMIRMMMMQMGMTPSQKKINQMMKMMNNHLK
- a CDS encoding ABC transporter transmembrane domain-containing protein, with product MLGGFVLATAAELLGPYLVKIFIDDYLTPRRLDFAPLFWLALAYIGVLFLKTFISYFQLIQFQKLALKVIQSLRMDVFTKVHQLGMRYFER